From a single Micromonospora sp. WMMD1102 genomic region:
- a CDS encoding GNAT family N-acyltransferase — translation MAVLLTAPAQTRTSGYTLLIADSASQVAAAQRLRHSVFVDEFGADLRTPVTGLDVDEFDPYCEHLVVREDASGAVVGTYRMLPPDRAAQAGRRYAEGEFDLSPLAPLRDELVEIGRSCVDPAHRTGAVINLMWAGIARYLQLRGLRWLGGCTSVPLDDGGATAVEVWSQVRRRHLSPPPLRVRPHRPWLAEPAGAAALAAAGADLPPGGADLPPGGADLPPGASAVARGRAGMPPLLRGYLRLGAWVCGEPAYDPEFDVADFYVLLSMDRMPDRYRRHFLGTDR, via the coding sequence ATGGCCGTTCTGCTCACCGCCCCGGCACAAACCAGGACCAGCGGATACACCCTGCTGATCGCGGACAGCGCGTCACAGGTCGCCGCCGCACAGCGCCTCCGGCACAGCGTCTTCGTCGACGAGTTCGGCGCCGATCTGCGTACCCCGGTGACCGGGCTCGACGTCGACGAGTTCGACCCGTACTGCGAGCACCTGGTCGTCCGGGAGGACGCCTCGGGTGCGGTGGTCGGCACGTACCGGATGTTGCCACCGGACCGGGCCGCCCAGGCCGGCCGGCGGTACGCCGAGGGCGAGTTCGACCTCTCCCCGCTCGCACCGCTGCGCGACGAACTGGTCGAGATCGGCCGGTCCTGCGTCGACCCGGCGCACCGCACCGGCGCGGTGATCAACCTGATGTGGGCGGGGATCGCCCGCTACCTGCAACTACGCGGCCTGCGCTGGCTCGGCGGCTGCACCTCGGTGCCGCTGGACGACGGCGGGGCGACGGCGGTCGAGGTCTGGTCCCAGGTGCGCCGCCGGCACCTGTCGCCGCCGCCGCTGCGGGTCCGGCCGCACCGGCCCTGGCTGGCCGAGCCGGCCGGCGCGGCGGCGCTGGCAGCCGCCGGGGCGGACCTACCGCCGGGCGGGGCGGACCTACCGCCGGGCGGGGCGGACCTACCGCCGGGGGCGTCGGCCGTCGCCCGGGGCCGGGCCGGGATGCCGCCGTTGCTCCGCGGCTACCTGCGACTGGGCGCCTGGGTCTGCGGCGAGCCGGCGTACGACCCGGAGTTCGACGTGGCCGACTTCTACGTACTGCTCTCGATGGACCGGATGCCCGACCGGTACCGGCGGCACTTCCTCGGGACGGACCGGTGA
- a CDS encoding lysophospholipid acyltransferase family protein, translating to MNSGQLNSGQRGPVGSARPGGHAGRSLWRPNSICGPACLPGPDQTPRASAPRQLARLLALAGALILGGLLLPVLPLLSPAGRQAAGRAWARTVLRAGGIRLDVRGRPPLRRALLVANHVSWLDVVAILAVTPARLLAKHEVRNWPLIGPLAALGGTLFVDRTRPRTLPRTVAEVADALRADGVVAVFPEGTTWCGVPRTAVGCGWAVRFRPAMFQAAVDAAAPVVPVHLGYRIERPDGGRASGPAPTPAGSASAGTTAAAFLAEESLYTSVRRVLALRGLVVTMTVVDEPWYEGPALRRQLAEAAESAVRAAARPAPSEQPAGPVSLELAA from the coding sequence GTGAATTCCGGTCAACTGAATTCCGGTCAGCGCGGTCCGGTTGGTTCCGCTCGTCCCGGCGGGCACGCCGGGCGGTCGCTCTGGCGGCCGAACTCGATCTGCGGGCCGGCCTGCCTGCCCGGTCCCGACCAGACGCCGCGGGCGTCCGCGCCGCGCCAACTGGCCCGGCTGTTGGCGTTGGCCGGCGCGCTGATCCTCGGCGGGCTGCTGCTGCCGGTACTGCCGCTGCTGTCCCCGGCCGGCCGGCAGGCCGCCGGGCGGGCCTGGGCCCGTACCGTGTTGCGGGCCGGCGGGATCCGGCTCGACGTGCGGGGCCGGCCGCCGCTGCGCCGGGCGCTGCTGGTGGCCAACCACGTCTCCTGGCTGGACGTCGTCGCCATCCTCGCCGTGACCCCGGCCCGGCTGCTGGCCAAGCACGAGGTGCGGAACTGGCCGCTGATCGGGCCGTTGGCGGCGCTCGGCGGCACCCTGTTCGTCGACCGGACCAGGCCGCGAACCCTGCCCCGGACGGTCGCCGAGGTGGCGGACGCGCTGCGCGCCGACGGGGTGGTCGCGGTCTTCCCGGAGGGTACGACCTGGTGCGGCGTGCCCCGGACCGCCGTCGGCTGCGGCTGGGCGGTCCGGTTCCGCCCGGCGATGTTCCAGGCCGCCGTCGACGCGGCGGCCCCGGTGGTGCCGGTGCATCTGGGGTACCGCATCGAGCGGCCCGATGGCGGCCGGGCGAGCGGCCCGGCGCCCACCCCGGCCGGGTCCGCGTCGGCCGGGACCACGGCCGCGGCCTTCCTGGCCGAGGAGAGCCTCTACACCTCGGTACGCCGGGTGCTGGCCCTGCGCGGCCTGGTGGTGACAATGACAGTGGTCGACGAGCCGTGGTACGAGGGTCCGGCGTTGCGTCGCCAGCTCGCCGAGGCGGCCGAGTCGGCGGTACGAGCGGCGGCTCGACCGGCCCCGTCGGAGCAGCCGGCCGGCCCGGTATCCCTGGAACTGGCCGCCTGA
- a CDS encoding DUF4097 family beta strand repeat-containing protein, with protein MPSWTVDGPRRLTLVEPVDQLVVRLDSGRVNVFGTDGPARIEVTRTDGRPLVVEHQDGKLSVRQRTPRDWTLLLRLFGRDSGPEISIGVPARVRVDLRLHEGAVVASGLTEATRVDVTAGQVTLMGLAGRTTARLISGPVEALGVSGDLTMETVSGELVLADGTAERVRASTVSGAITCDLGNPGSGEIQLGAASGSVTVRVPEESDLDVRLHTTSGKITTDFPQLQPGAAPSWSSDRRGRLGAGGGSLRAATMSGSIVLLARRSGGI; from the coding sequence ATGCCGAGCTGGACCGTGGACGGCCCGCGCCGGTTGACCCTCGTCGAACCGGTCGACCAACTCGTCGTACGGCTCGACTCCGGCCGGGTCAACGTCTTCGGCACGGACGGCCCGGCCCGGATCGAGGTGACCCGGACGGACGGTCGGCCGCTGGTCGTCGAGCACCAGGACGGGAAGCTCTCGGTCCGGCAGCGGACGCCGCGCGACTGGACCCTGCTGCTGCGCCTGTTCGGGCGCGACAGCGGGCCGGAGATCTCTATCGGCGTACCGGCGCGGGTGCGGGTGGACCTGCGGCTGCACGAGGGTGCGGTGGTGGCGTCCGGACTGACCGAGGCGACCCGGGTCGACGTGACGGCCGGCCAGGTCACCCTGATGGGGCTGGCCGGGCGGACCACGGCACGGCTGATCTCCGGGCCGGTGGAGGCGCTCGGCGTCTCCGGTGACCTGACCATGGAGACGGTCTCCGGTGAACTGGTCCTCGCCGACGGCACCGCCGAACGGGTCCGGGCCAGTACGGTCTCCGGCGCGATCACCTGCGATCTCGGCAACCCGGGCAGCGGCGAGATCCAGCTCGGCGCGGCCTCGGGCAGCGTCACGGTGCGGGTGCCCGAGGAGAGTGACCTCGACGTCCGGTTGCACACCACCTCGGGAAAGATCACCACGGACTTCCCCCAGCTCCAGCCGGGTGCCGCGCCGAGCTGGTCGAGCGACCGGCGGGGGAGACTCGGCGCCGGCGGCGGCAGTCTGCGCGCCGCCACCATGTCCGGGAGCATCGTGCTGCTGGCCCGGCGGTCGGGCGGCATCTGA
- a CDS encoding PadR family transcriptional regulator yields the protein MTTVFGHGRLRLYLLKLLDGGPKHGYELIRLLEERFLGLYAPSAGTIYPRLARLEAEGLVAHDAVGGRKVYRITEAGRAELRQRADEVASLESEICASVSDLAKLAGEIRSEVRGSVRDLKQELRAAVRESRLGDRRPGPGAPYPNAGAAESGGPTGTRPGERPAAGGPGAGGPAGGWSAAGGPAEQGDGPSAEFERQLLLFVTEVRTLARSGRFTEAQLGTAARLLHGALDGLRRLLR from the coding sequence ATGACGACGGTGTTCGGCCACGGCCGGCTCCGGCTCTACCTGCTCAAGCTCCTCGACGGCGGGCCGAAGCACGGCTACGAGCTGATCCGGCTGCTGGAGGAGCGGTTCCTCGGCCTGTACGCGCCGAGTGCCGGCACCATCTACCCCCGGCTGGCCCGGCTGGAGGCCGAGGGGCTGGTCGCGCACGACGCGGTCGGCGGCCGGAAGGTCTACCGGATCACCGAGGCGGGCCGGGCGGAGCTGCGGCAGCGGGCCGACGAGGTGGCCAGCCTGGAGTCGGAGATCTGCGCCTCGGTCTCCGACCTGGCGAAGCTGGCCGGTGAGATCCGCTCCGAGGTACGCGGCTCGGTGCGGGACCTGAAACAGGAGTTACGGGCCGCGGTCCGGGAGAGCCGGCTGGGTGACCGGCGGCCGGGCCCGGGAGCGCCGTACCCGAATGCCGGAGCGGCCGAGAGCGGCGGGCCGACGGGAACCCGTCCCGGGGAGCGGCCGGCGGCCGGCGGGCCCGGCGCCGGTGGGCCGGCAGGCGGCTGGTCGGCGGCCGGCGGGCCGGCGGAGCAGGGCGACGGTCCGAGCGCCGAGTTCGAGCGGCAACTCCTGCTCTTCGTGACCGAGGTACGCACGCTGGCCCGCAGCGGCCGGTTCACCGAGGCCCAGCTGGGCACGGCGGCCCGGCTGCTGCACGGGGCACTGGACGGGCTGCGCCGGCTGCTGCGCTGA
- a CDS encoding response regulator transcription factor translates to MAATTQSEARLLVVEDDPNILELLSASLRFAGFDVATATSGSAAVSAAKERRPDLVVLDVMLPDLDGFEVIRLLREGGTRTPVVFLTARDATDDKIRGLTLGGDDYVTKPFSLEELTARIRAVLRRTATGEHAPSRLTFADLELDEETHEVQRAGKRVQLSPTEFKLLRYLMLNANRVLSKAQILDHVWNYDFRGDDNIVESYISYLRRKIDTTQPRLIHTLRGVGYVLRKPAA, encoded by the coding sequence ATGGCAGCGACAACGCAGAGCGAGGCCCGGCTACTCGTGGTCGAGGACGACCCGAACATTCTCGAGCTGCTCTCCGCCAGCCTGCGGTTCGCCGGCTTCGACGTGGCCACCGCCACCAGCGGCAGCGCGGCGGTCAGCGCGGCGAAGGAGCGCCGACCCGACCTGGTCGTGCTCGACGTCATGCTGCCCGACCTCGACGGCTTCGAGGTGATCCGGCTGCTCCGCGAGGGTGGCACCCGTACCCCGGTGGTCTTCCTCACCGCCCGGGACGCCACCGACGACAAGATCCGCGGGCTGACCCTCGGCGGCGACGACTACGTCACCAAGCCGTTCAGCCTGGAGGAGCTGACCGCCCGGATCCGGGCCGTGCTGCGGCGTACCGCCACCGGGGAACACGCGCCGTCCCGGCTCACCTTCGCCGACCTGGAGCTGGACGAGGAGACCCACGAGGTGCAGCGGGCCGGCAAGCGGGTGCAGCTCTCGCCGACCGAGTTCAAGCTGCTGCGCTATCTGATGCTCAACGCCAACCGGGTGCTGTCCAAGGCGCAGATCCTGGACCACGTCTGGAACTACGACTTCCGGGGCGACGACAACATCGTGGAGTCCTACATCTCCTACCTCCGGCGCAAGATCGACACCACCCAGCCCCGGCTGATCCACACGCTGCGCGGGGTGGGCTACGTGCTCCGCAAGCCGGCGGCGTGA
- a CDS encoding HAMP domain-containing sensor histidine kinase, which yields MNVALPLKGRLRGTPLRIKLVAAVLVLVAAALVVISVMTAFFLRSYLVGRIDDELAGLARDANATEVQRLYDAAAAGRSALPTDYLIVRADREVGLYNPLYDRTLNQGNLPGSLDDPEWYERHAGGDFFTVSSADRRFRWRMMVVQWPSGSYLAVGQHLTDVDLAVKELIWIDVLVGGSVLITLAAAGAAIVRTSLKPLVEIERTTAAIAGGDLSRRIPDPEPGEAEAKTELGRLSRALNTMLSQIEMAFTARAASESAARAAEANARSAATAARHAALAAQASESRALRSEERMRQFIADASHELRTPLTTIRGFAELYRQGAAAGPPEETARLIRRIEDEAARMGLLVEDLLLLARLDRERPFTLAPVELPVLASDAVQAAKAVAPDRTIDLDIEPGAGSLVVLGDDARLRQVLGNLMTNALNHTPTEAAVTLRLRAEPDDAVIEVADTGPGLSPEQAERVFERFYRADAARTRSAGGGVSTGLGLAIVAALVAGHNGSVEVVDTPGGGATFRVRLPRAPEVSEESETAESIDVQ from the coding sequence GTGAATGTCGCCCTGCCGCTGAAGGGGCGGCTCCGCGGCACGCCGCTGCGGATCAAGCTGGTCGCCGCCGTACTCGTGCTGGTGGCCGCCGCGCTCGTGGTGATCAGCGTGATGACCGCCTTCTTCCTGCGCAGCTATCTCGTCGGCCGGATCGACGACGAGTTGGCGGGCCTGGCCCGCGACGCGAACGCGACGGAGGTCCAGCGGCTCTACGACGCCGCCGCGGCCGGCCGCAGCGCCCTGCCGACCGACTACCTGATCGTGCGCGCCGACCGCGAGGTCGGCCTCTACAACCCGCTCTACGACCGGACGCTGAACCAGGGCAACCTGCCCGGCTCGCTCGACGACCCCGAGTGGTACGAGCGGCACGCCGGTGGGGACTTCTTCACCGTCTCCTCGGCCGACCGCCGGTTCCGCTGGCGGATGATGGTCGTGCAGTGGCCCAGCGGCAGCTACCTGGCGGTCGGGCAGCACCTGACCGACGTCGACCTGGCGGTCAAGGAACTCATCTGGATCGACGTACTCGTCGGCGGCTCGGTGCTGATCACGCTGGCCGCGGCGGGCGCGGCGATCGTGCGTACCAGTCTAAAACCGCTCGTCGAGATCGAGCGGACCACGGCGGCCATCGCCGGCGGCGACCTCTCCAGACGAATACCCGATCCGGAGCCGGGCGAGGCGGAGGCGAAGACCGAACTCGGCCGGCTGTCCCGGGCACTGAACACGATGCTCAGCCAGATCGAGATGGCCTTCACCGCGCGGGCCGCCTCGGAGTCGGCCGCCCGGGCGGCCGAGGCGAACGCCCGCAGCGCGGCGACCGCGGCCCGGCACGCCGCCCTCGCCGCGCAGGCGTCGGAGTCGCGGGCGCTGCGTTCCGAGGAACGGATGCGGCAGTTCATCGCGGACGCCTCGCACGAACTGCGTACCCCGCTCACCACCATCCGGGGCTTCGCCGAACTCTACCGGCAGGGCGCGGCGGCCGGGCCGCCCGAGGAGACCGCCCGGCTGATCCGCCGGATCGAGGACGAGGCGGCCCGGATGGGACTGCTCGTCGAGGACCTGCTGCTGCTGGCCCGGCTGGACCGGGAACGGCCGTTCACCCTGGCCCCGGTCGAGCTGCCGGTGCTGGCCAGCGACGCCGTGCAGGCCGCCAAGGCGGTCGCGCCGGACCGGACGATCGACCTGGACATCGAGCCGGGCGCCGGTTCGCTCGTGGTGCTCGGCGACGACGCCCGGCTGCGGCAGGTGCTCGGCAACCTGATGACGAACGCGCTCAACCACACCCCGACGGAGGCGGCGGTGACGCTGCGGCTGCGGGCCGAGCCGGACGACGCGGTGATCGAGGTCGCCGACACCGGCCCGGGGCTCTCGCCGGAGCAGGCCGAGCGGGTCTTCGAGCGGTTCTACCGGGCGGACGCGGCGCGGACCCGCAGCGCGGGTGGCGGGGTCAGCACCGGGCTCGGCCTGGCCATCGTCGCCGCCCTGGTCGCGGGGCATAACGGCAGCGTCGAGGTGGTTGACACCCCGGGTGGCGGCGCGACCTTCCGGGTCCGGCTGCCACGCGCGCCCGAGGTCTCCGAGGAGTCGGAGACCGCCGAATCAATCGACGTACAGTAA
- a CDS encoding trypsin-like peptidase domain-containing protein — protein sequence MNDFETDPQRRPVTADSEHSHHTAELPRDDRGQSDSGASSADAATPAASPTGSTDPTAEQPYSGVPASGQPYAGASAPGQPYGGGPASGQPYAGPPAPGQPYGGAPASGAHYGGAPASGTTYGGNPYAAAPASGQPYSLPPTGRPGGVPGQPGGSPWQAPSDGRTQSPWAPGHTGGPPQQPSHLGGPVPPPWATPGTPAPSPSGSGRVGRAVAVGVAALALMLGSGIAGGAIVTALDDDSPTETNRTYSAAPVINAADLPKIAAQVQPSVVSISTSSSEGSGVVTSANGFVLTNNHVVASAEDGTVKVFFADGRNAEAKVVGTDPKTDLAVVKVDGVSGLTAAKLGDSDAMQIGDQVLALGSPLGLQGSVTAGIISARDRTIRAGGGGEQQSPFEQPQQGGASSIAGLLQTDAPINPGNSGGALVNTRAEVIGINTAILTAGQGNGNIGVGFAIPSNKARAVAEALQRGEKVSHPSLGVQVTPAENGGALVGGVVPDSPAAKAGLQQGDVVTQFGDKLIGDADDLVGAVQAGKVGDQVQVTYTRNGVEKTATVTLAETS from the coding sequence ATGAACGACTTCGAGACCGACCCGCAGCGGCGGCCGGTGACCGCCGACAGCGAGCACTCGCACCACACCGCCGAGCTGCCGCGCGACGACCGCGGTCAGTCCGACTCCGGCGCCTCCAGCGCCGACGCGGCCACCCCGGCCGCCAGCCCCACCGGCTCCACCGACCCGACCGCCGAGCAGCCCTACAGCGGCGTGCCGGCCTCGGGCCAGCCGTACGCGGGCGCATCGGCCCCGGGCCAGCCCTACGGCGGCGGGCCGGCCTCGGGCCAGCCGTACGCGGGGCCACCGGCCCCGGGCCAGCCCTACGGTGGCGCCCCGGCCTCCGGAGCGCACTACGGCGGTGCACCGGCCTCCGGGACCACCTATGGCGGCAACCCCTACGCCGCCGCCCCCGCCTCCGGGCAGCCGTACAGCCTTCCACCGACCGGCCGGCCCGGTGGCGTACCCGGGCAGCCCGGCGGCAGCCCGTGGCAGGCGCCCAGCGACGGGCGTACCCAGTCGCCCTGGGCGCCGGGGCACACCGGCGGGCCGCCGCAGCAGCCGTCGCACCTCGGCGGCCCGGTACCGCCGCCCTGGGCCACCCCGGGCACGCCCGCACCGAGCCCCTCCGGTTCCGGCCGGGTCGGCCGGGCCGTGGCGGTCGGCGTGGCCGCGCTGGCCCTGATGCTCGGTTCCGGTATCGCCGGTGGTGCGATCGTGACGGCGCTGGACGACGACTCGCCGACGGAGACGAACCGGACATACTCGGCGGCCCCGGTGATCAACGCCGCCGACCTGCCGAAGATCGCCGCCCAGGTGCAGCCCAGCGTGGTGTCGATCAGCACCAGCAGCAGCGAGGGCTCCGGCGTGGTGACGAGCGCCAACGGCTTCGTGCTGACGAACAACCACGTGGTCGCCAGCGCCGAAGACGGCACCGTCAAGGTCTTCTTCGCCGACGGCAGGAACGCCGAGGCGAAGGTCGTCGGCACCGACCCGAAGACCGACCTGGCCGTGGTGAAGGTCGACGGGGTCTCCGGGCTGACCGCCGCGAAGCTCGGCGACAGCGACGCGATGCAGATCGGCGACCAGGTGCTCGCCCTGGGCAGCCCGCTCGGCCTCCAGGGCTCGGTGACCGCCGGCATCATCAGCGCCCGGGACCGGACCATCCGGGCCGGTGGCGGGGGTGAGCAGCAGAGCCCGTTCGAGCAGCCGCAGCAGGGTGGCGCCAGCTCGATCGCCGGACTGTTGCAGACCGACGCCCCGATCAACCCGGGCAACTCCGGCGGCGCGCTCGTCAACACCAGGGCCGAGGTGATCGGGATCAACACCGCGATCCTCACCGCCGGGCAGGGCAACGGCAACATCGGCGTCGGCTTCGCCATCCCGAGCAACAAGGCGCGGGCGGTCGCCGAGGCGCTCCAGCGCGGCGAGAAGGTCAGCCACCCGTCGCTCGGGGTCCAGGTCACCCCGGCCGAGAACGGCGGGGCGCTGGTCGGCGGGGTCGTGCCGGACAGCCCGGCCGCGAAGGCCGGCCTCCAGCAGGGCGACGTGGTCACCCAGTTCGGTGACAAGTTGATCGGCGACGCCGACGACCTGGTCGGTGCGGTACAGGCCGGCAAGGTGGGTGACCAGGTGCAGGTGACGTACACCCGAAACGGAGTCGAGAAGACGGCAACCGTGACGCTCGCCGAAACGTCGTAA
- a CDS encoding BON domain-containing protein produces the protein MSTATMARSDADIQRDVLAELAWDARVRASEVGVSVASGIVTLTGWVDSYAKKWAAERIAHRVRGNRAVANDIEVRLPGTAERTDTDIATAASRALEWDAFVPVDRIQVTAGNGWLTLRGEVERGYQKRAAERALRRLTGVRGVTNLITVTPAGDLSEEDLKRALRIALARRIDVDADLIEIDVAGATVVLSGEVRSWLAREEAERVAWAAPGVGEVELRLRLTT, from the coding sequence ATGAGCACCGCGACCATGGCGCGCAGCGACGCCGACATCCAGCGGGACGTACTGGCCGAACTGGCCTGGGACGCCCGGGTACGGGCCAGCGAGGTGGGTGTCTCGGTCGCCAGCGGCATCGTGACCCTCACCGGCTGGGTGGACAGCTACGCGAAGAAGTGGGCCGCGGAACGGATCGCGCACCGGGTCCGGGGCAACCGGGCGGTCGCCAACGACATCGAGGTACGCCTGCCGGGCACCGCCGAGCGCACCGACACCGACATCGCGACGGCGGCGAGCCGGGCCCTGGAGTGGGACGCCTTCGTGCCGGTCGACCGGATCCAGGTGACCGCCGGCAACGGCTGGCTGACACTGCGCGGCGAGGTGGAGCGCGGCTACCAGAAACGCGCCGCCGAGCGGGCGCTGCGCCGGCTGACCGGAGTACGCGGGGTGACAAACCTGATCACCGTGACACCGGCCGGCGACCTCTCCGAGGAGGACCTGAAACGGGCCCTCCGGATCGCACTCGCCCGGCGGATCGACGTCGACGCCGACCTGATCGAGATCGACGTCGCCGGTGCGACGGTGGTGCTCTCCGGCGAGGTGCGGTCGTGGCTTGCCCGGGAAGAGGCGGAACGGGTGGCCTGGGCCGCGCCCGGGGTGGGCGAGGTCGAGCTGCGGCTGCGCCTGACGACGTGA
- a CDS encoding glycosyltransferase family 4 protein: MIVPPWYELPPPGYGGLEQVCSALVDALVAKGHQVTLFGAGSGTGTAAHFVATVGELQHPRLGETLPELAHLSRVNRMITPESFDIVHDHTTAGPYVADRAVPTVSTVHGKPTGELREVLADVDPKVGLVAISHTQRRLAPELPWVATVHNGMSTRNLVTKSAPGMGPVLWLARFDADKGPDLAIEACRAADLPLVLAGKCDERSERRYLEQVVEPMLGPDVTVLRNPDRDATVRLMLAARCLIMPIRWEEPFGMVMVEAMASGTPVVALNRGAVPELVRHGETGLICDDPAELGPALREVSRLDPAVCAAHVRREFSAERMADDYERVYRSVLAPGPENPVRPASAPTGAW; this comes from the coding sequence ATGATCGTCCCGCCCTGGTACGAGCTGCCGCCGCCCGGCTACGGCGGACTGGAGCAGGTCTGCTCGGCCCTGGTCGACGCCCTGGTGGCCAAGGGACACCAGGTGACCCTCTTCGGCGCGGGCAGCGGTACGGGCACCGCCGCGCACTTCGTCGCCACCGTCGGCGAGTTGCAGCACCCCCGGCTGGGCGAGACGCTGCCGGAGCTGGCCCACCTGTCCCGGGTCAACCGGATGATCACGCCGGAGTCGTTCGACATCGTGCACGACCACACCACCGCCGGCCCGTACGTCGCCGACCGGGCGGTGCCGACCGTCAGCACGGTGCACGGCAAGCCGACCGGCGAGCTGCGGGAGGTGCTCGCCGACGTCGACCCGAAGGTCGGGCTGGTCGCCATCTCACACACCCAGCGCCGGCTGGCCCCCGAACTGCCCTGGGTCGCCACCGTGCACAACGGGATGTCGACCCGCAACCTGGTGACCAAGTCGGCGCCGGGAATGGGCCCGGTGCTCTGGCTGGCCCGGTTCGACGCCGACAAGGGCCCGGACCTGGCCATCGAGGCGTGCCGGGCCGCCGACCTGCCGCTGGTGCTGGCCGGCAAGTGCGACGAGCGGTCCGAGCGCCGCTATCTCGAACAGGTCGTCGAACCGATGCTCGGCCCGGACGTGACGGTGCTGCGCAACCCGGACCGGGACGCCACGGTCCGGCTGATGCTCGCCGCCCGCTGCCTGATCATGCCGATCCGCTGGGAGGAGCCGTTCGGCATGGTGATGGTGGAGGCGATGGCCAGCGGTACCCCGGTGGTGGCGCTGAACCGGGGTGCCGTGCCGGAGCTGGTCCGGCACGGGGAGACCGGGCTGATCTGCGACGACCCGGCCGAGCTGGGGCCGGCGCTGCGCGAGGTGTCCCGACTGGACCCGGCGGTCTGTGCGGCGCACGTGCGCCGGGAGTTCTCCGCCGAGCGGATGGCCGACGACTACGAGCGGGTCTACCGGTCCGTGCTCGCGCCGGGACCGGAAAACCCGGTCCGGCCGGCGTCGGCACCGACCGGCGCCTGGTGA